GGACTGGTGTCTCATATATTCCGGTTAATGACATCCCTAAAGGGATACCACGGAGGCTTTTCAGTCCGAACCCATGGTCTCCTGGTGCCTATTCAAACTGGACAGTTGCAAAGGTATAAAGTGTGATAATCTATTATCACCCGTGTAGATATCTCTTTTCCTCATACTTAGAAGACTTGCAGGATATGTTGAGTGTGCCACCTGTGTATATTGTTGGAGCTTTAATCCCAGCAACCATGATTGCGGTGCTTTACTATTTTGATCATAGTGTTGCATCTCAGCTTGCCCAACAGAAAGAGTTCAATTTAAAGAAACCTTCTTCATATCATTACGATCTCCTACTTTTGGGATTTTTGGTAAGTAACTCTTCATTGCTTTAATCAACTGACATGATATACACTCATCTCTTTACCCTCTACTTTTTTATGGTCAGACATTATTATGTGGACTAATTGGCATTCCTCCAGCCAATGGAGTTATCCCACAATCTCCAATGCACACCAAGAGCTTAGCCACACTGAAACATCAggtatatttaattaatgaaataCTTAAGAATTTTGCTACCAAAGTCTTATCAAGGGTGTATGTTATCTTTCCCTCGTGAAACAGCTTCTAAGAAGAAAACTTGTGGACACCGCTCGAAATAGTATAAAGAAAAATTCAAACTTGAGCGAGTTATATGAAAATATGCAACAAGCATATAACGAAATGCAGACACCACTTGTTTATCAAAATCCATCAAGTCTGGTAAATAACATTCACTATAGTTCAAGACATTTTGCATATATAGATCATGCATATTTGTAAGTTACTTGTTTTTAAACAGGGATTGAAAGAGCTAAAAGAATCCACTATTCAACAAGCCTCGAGTAGTGGTTACATAAACACACCAGTCGACGAGGCCATTTTTGATGTCGATaaggatgttgatgatcttTTACATGTTGAAGTTAAAGAACAACGACTTAGCAATGCACTACAGGCGTTTATGGTTGGTGGGTGTCTCGCTGCTATGCCATTGCTTAAAAAGATTCCCACTTCTGTTCTTTGGGGCTACTTTGCTTTTATGGCCATTGAAAGTTTACCCGGAAATCAATTTTGGGAAAGAATACTATTGCTTTTCACTGCTCCAAGCCGAAGATACAAGTAAATCTCATTGCTTTTACAGCTTTGAAGTGCTAACGCCTTTTTTAGTTATGTTCTTGATACTATTTTGATAAAATATTGACCAGGGTTTTGGAAGAAAATCATGCTACATTTGTGGAAACGGTCCCTTTCAAAACGGTTGCTGCTTTTACATTGTTTCAAACAGCTTATTTGTTCGCGTGCTTTGGCATAACATGGATTCCAATAGCTGGTGTTCTTTTTCCACTTTTGATCATGCTTCTTGTTCCCGCAAGGCAATATTTACTTCCTAAATTCTTTAAAGGTGTTCATCTTCAAGATTTGGACGCAGCCGAATATGAAGAAGCATTAACCACGCCCTACAATATGGCCTTTGGTGTAAGTCATCTCATCATTAGAAAAAGTCAATTACCAAGTCAAACATTTTCAAACCAAAAGCGTTGTGTTCTTTCAGGATGACAACTCCCAGTCAAGAGCCCAACAAGTCGATACTGCAGAAGTTCTTGACGGGATTATAACAAGAAGTAGAGGTGAGGTTCGTCACACTAGCAGTCCAAAACTTACAAGTTTGACCCGAACTCCAGCAGAAGAAATGAAGCCACTGTACAGTCCCCCTATCTCACGACAGGTTCACAGCCCGCAATTAACTGAGGTAAGGGTGGACAAGAGCCCTAAATCACCAGGAAAAGGGCTAGAAACCAAAAGAACTCCTAGTCCGGGTCCATCAATCCTTGGTCAAAACAGTAATGGTTCATCATCTTGCTAAGCTAGCTAAATGGTTTGTATTTTACTCACCGTTTGTTATGTCTTGCGTTTCATGTGTTGTATGAACGGTGTGGGATGAGTGTACATTTTATTTTCCATCTATATTGGTCTATATGTATGCATAGGCTGGGCAAAACACAAATCAACTTTACAAATTTATCATGGAATAAAAGCTTTATATGCAACTATTTTGTGAACTTCTTTTTGCTATGCATTATTAGTTGActaaatattaattttgttgAAGGTGTAAGTTATTATTGTTCAACCTGTCACAGTCATTTCAAGATATGGGAAATAATATGAAGTGGTGTCCAAATGCAATCTCTTTAAAACTAGTGTTATGGATTGGAGGTTCGACACTCTAAATCATGAATAACAAATTGTGTTATTCCTCATGGTACTTTGAAAGTGAAATTGTAAATATCTGTGGATTGGATGGCAGACAAATTGTAAATATCTGTGGATTGTGTGGAATGCTTGGCTTTTTAATCATGGTACTTTGAAAGTGAAATTGTACATTGATTAAACTTCAAACCCCAGTTAAATCATAATGAAAAATAGAATTCAATCCCATACCAAGTGTTTGTTGAATGATTTGATGAATGAGATGAGAGGGTACATTTCCTAGTGGAATTCAAAGGATTCATCCACTACATTTTATCAACTTGTACCTTCATGTTTATTTTAAACTGATGTGCCTGATCTTTTTTGTGAAGCAAATTGTCAGTGACTTCTGCATAGTCACTTTTTTGGGACCCTACTCTATAAGATGTCCCATAGTTTACCACTTTATCATGTTTATCTTTATGTGACATCAAATGAAGCTTAATAAATACTTCCATCATTGTGTATATTCACTTGTATATAGTTTGAGAAAAACACAAAATAAGCCAAATGAGTCCAATGACTTGGTGCACAAACAAATAGAATGGAACATCTTCAATTCGGCTTGTAAAAAGGTGTTAATACGTTTTTAAggtaaactaattaaatatgataaGTTTAACCTTAAATATGTAAAAGTTATGATAACATGAAAAAGGTGGCTCAAATGGTTAAACATCAAAACTTAGTCCTCAGTTGACCtggaaaaagaaagaatgcGACAATCTATTGGTAAAAGGTATACAATATGTATTTTACATTGAACAAGGTTTATGTAGCAGTAGCTCGGCAGTAGTAAACTAGTAATGTAGTATGGATAATTGAACGTTGGGCCAGACTACCCAATGGGCAAATTAATGGGCCAAGGCTAATTTATACAGTCATTAATAGGAATGGGTCTATCTTAACACTTTTTTGTTAACATAATATTGCTTCTTGTGCTGGATTTTACTATAAGAAAGCATGAAACTGGAGATGTTTTAGGATATTAGTGTGGGAAGCGAAAAGTTGAGGAAACAACCACCGGAATAACAGTTAAGTAGCTTACATCAGTCCCAAAGACTCGACTTTCCCCAGGTAATTTGAAAGGAATCCCTCTCTGTTTTGCTAGTGTGGGAAGCAAAAGATAAAGGATGTATGCAGCTAATGGAAGGTAATTATGAGCTAGATATAAGATATTGTTGAAATTTGAATACCAGGTGTGCCATATATTAATCATCCATTTGTGCAGGACAGTTCTTAGTGCATACGCCTATAACGGTAAAGCACAATCAACTAGTTAGATACAAAACTAAATTGCATTACTAGAGCAGTCACAAGGAGTACATCTGCACATGTTGCAGCTTCTATAGATGTTATTTACCAAAACAGTTTTTAAGTAATAACTCTCCATTGTTAATGAAGGATATAACCATATATATCATCCAACTGATTCCAACATACAGAAAAAGTCACTACACCTGCTTTCAGCACATTTTAGTATTTCATgcagatttatttttttttaacggcggAATTCATGCAGTTTTGTGTTTAATATACTTTATTGCCTCACGTACGGAAAGGGCCATTCTAGTTCCGTGATAGCAATTTTGTAGGCTTTTAAAATCAACGGTTTAACTCCAGAAAGATAAAATATGAGAGGGGCATTTTCTTCTAATTGTAACAGTGATCATGATATTTACATCTGAGACTCTGAGAGTCAATGTCAAATGGCAATGACATTACTTCTTTAGTTCTTGATATTCATTTGAAACAATCAATTGGATCATGGTTTCATGGATATGGGTCATTAGATACGGGTCTATAGTGGCGCAACAACTGTAGTGGCAATTGGCACACAAGAGTATTCATCCCTTGCATCGTGCCATTGTAGTTCACCAATCACCACAGCCAGCGATTAGTATCCCCAATGCCACCACCATCACATTTTTGACAAAACTACAACTCATGTTCTAAAGAAACCAAGTCGTCTTTTTTCTGAGTTATAATATGTTCCCTGGTGATATAACCATCCTAACATGTTACTAATACTCTAGCAAAAGCATCAACAAAAATCCAGAGCAAGTTTGCTACAATTTCAATCACCAAGATTCCATTTTTATGCATAATTTGCACATTCAATCAAAAACACCAGATGAAAGACATCATTTTACCACTGATTTTAGGACATGAAAACATGTACAGTTTCATTTCTCGTTGCCTGGCAAACAGGGCAAATATCGGTCAATGCTTCACAATCTTTACACAGGCACAAGTGCCGACATGGAAGTAACAAAACACAAACTGCTTTACCATTGCACGCTTTGCAGTTTAACGGCTTCATAGAGAATGTTTGATTTGGGTTCCCCAAagcatttatatttgtataagaAGCAGCATCGTCTACCTCACTATCACCAAATCCTTCTTCCTTCCCTTGCAAAGGCTGCTGTGCAATGACTTGTTGAAGATTATTCTTGAGGGCATTCACAACTGACTCATTGTATTTGGCTCTGTAATGCCAAGTTTGCGCTTCCATGGCGAGTTGCTTTATTTTTAA
The Erigeron canadensis isolate Cc75 chromosome 2, C_canadensis_v1, whole genome shotgun sequence DNA segment above includes these coding regions:
- the LOC122589106 gene encoding probable boron transporter 2, producing the protein MEETFVPFRGIKKDLKGRLLCYKQDWTSGIRTGIRILAPTTYIFFASAIPVISFGEQLERDTEGSLTAVQTLASTALCGIIHSIVGGQPLLILGVAEPTVLMYTFMFNFAKDQKDLGKALFLAWSGWVCVWTALLLVLLSILGACSIINRFTRVAGELFGLLIAMLFMQQAIKGVVEEFGIPKSEDANEPKFQPSWRFGNGIFAIVLSFGLLLTALKSRKARSWRYGTGWLRGFIADYGVPVMVVIWTGVSYIPVNDIPKGIPRRLFSPNPWSPGAYSNWTVAKDMLSVPPVYIVGALIPATMIAVLYYFDHSVASQLAQQKEFNLKKPSSYHYDLLLLGFLTLLCGLIGIPPANGVIPQSPMHTKSLATLKHQLLRRKLVDTARNSIKKNSNLSELYENMQQAYNEMQTPLVYQNPSSLGLKELKESTIQQASSSGYINTPVDEAIFDVDKDVDDLLHVEVKEQRLSNALQAFMVGGCLAAMPLLKKIPTSVLWGYFAFMAIESLPGNQFWERILLLFTAPSRRYKVLEENHATFVETVPFKTVAAFTLFQTAYLFACFGITWIPIAGVLFPLLIMLLVPARQYLLPKFFKGVHLQDLDAAEYEEALTTPYNMAFGDDNSQSRAQQVDTAEVLDGIITRSRGEVRHTSSPKLTSLTRTPAEEMKPLYSPPISRQVHSPQLTEVRVDKSPKSPGKGLETKRTPSPGPSILGQNSNGSSSC